A single Hippopotamus amphibius kiboko isolate mHipAmp2 chromosome 5, mHipAmp2.hap2, whole genome shotgun sequence DNA region contains:
- the NANOS1 gene encoding nanos homolog 1, with the protein MEAFPWAPRSPRRGRVPSPMALVPSARYVSAQGPAHPQPFSSWNDYLGLATLITKAVDGEPRFGCARGGDGGGGGGDGSPPSSSSSSCCSPHAGAGPGALGPALGPPDYDEDDDDDSDEPGSRGRYLGGALELRALELCADPAEAGLLEERFAELSPFAGRAAAVLLGCAPAAAATAEVAPREERAPAWTAEPRLHAASGAAAARLLRPELQVCVFCRNNKEAVALYTTHILKGPDGRVLCPVLRRYTCPLCGASGDNAHTIKYCPLSKVPPPPAARPPPRSARDGLPGKKLR; encoded by the coding sequence ATGGAGGCTTTCCCCTGGGCGCCCCGCTCGCCCCGCCGCGGCCGCGTCCCCTCGCCCATGGCGCTCGTGCCCAGCGCTCGCTACGTGAGCGCCCAGGGCCCGGCGCACCCGCAGCCCTTCAGCTCGTGGAACGACTACCTGGGGCTCGCCACGCTCATCACCAAGGCGGTGGACGGCGAGCCGCGCTTCGGCTGCGCCCGCGGCggggacggcggcggcggcggcggcgacggctccccgccctcctcttcctcctcgtcGTGCTGCTCCCCCCACGCGGGGGCCGGGCCCGGGGCGCTGGGGCCCGCGCTGGGGCCGCCCGACTACGACGAGGACGACGACGACGACAGCGACGAGCCGGGATCCCGGGGCCGCTACCTGGGGGGCGCGCTGGAGCTGCGCGCGCTGGAGCTGTGCGCGGACCCCGCCGAGGCCGGGCTGCTGGAGGAGCGTTTCGCCGAGCTGAGCCCGTTCGCCGGGCGCGCCGCCGCCGTGCTGCTGGGctgcgcgcccgccgccgccgccaccgccgaaGTGGCGCCGCGCGAGGAGCGGGCCCCGGCGTGGACGGCCGAGCCCAGGCTGCACGCGGCCTCCGGGGCGGCCGCCGCGCGGCTGCTCAGACCCGAGCTGCAGGTGTGCGTGTTTTGCCGGAACAACAAGGAGGCGGTGGCGCTCTACACCACCCACATCCTGAAGGGACCCGACGGGCGAGTGCTGTGCCCTGTGCTGCGCCGCTACACGTGCCCCCTGTGCGGCGCCAGCGGCGACAACGCGCACACCATCAAGTACTGCCCGCTCTCCAAAGTGCCGCCGCCGCctgccgcccgcccgccgccgcgcAGCGCCAGGGACGGCCTGCCCGGGAAGAAGCTGCGCTGA